Within Serratia odorifera, the genomic segment TTCTTCTGTCCGGCTCGCAGCGTCAGAAACTGCGAGCCGCTTTGCGGGCATCAGTTGGGGTGCCAATCCTGGTATTCTTCTTTGCGTCGTAACGGCGCGGTTTCTGGCATCAGACACAGGCCGATGGCCGAAACCACGCCCAGCACAATCATATAAATCGCCAGACCGTAGTAGTGCCCACCGGTGATTTGCAGAATTTTCACTGCCACCAGGCCAAGAATACCGCTGCCAACCAGAGAGCCTATCTGCCAGATTAATGCAATGCCACTACAGCGGATACGCGTTGGAAACAGCTCGGGGAAAAAGCTGGCCTGTGGGGCATAGCACATGCTGTGGCCAAGGGTTAATGCCAGGATCATGGCAATTTGCGTTATCAGGAAGTTATCCATGCCAATCGCCAGGAAGAACGGCACGATGCCGATCGCCAACAGCAGTGCGCCGGCAATGTAGACCGGTTTTCGTCCGACCCGATCCGACAGACGCCCCATTAGCGGAATTGCCACGATTTCCAGCATCACCGCCACTATCATCGTTTCCAGCAAGATGCTTTCGTTAAGATGGTTGGCTTTGCCATAGGCCAGCACGATAACGGTGAACATGGCGAACGCGCAGGCTTCGATCAGCTTGGCGCACACCCCCTTGACGATCAGGCCAGGATAGAGGCGGACAACTTCGACCACCGGACGTGACTCCACGGCCTTGGTCTGGCGGATTTGGTCAAATATCGGTGACTCATCGATCTTGAGCCGAATAAACAGGCCGACGATAACCAGTAGCAGACTGAGCAGGAACGGAATACGCCAGCCCCAGTCCAGCATCTGTTCCGCCGACAGGCAGGCCGTCAGCAGCGCAAACAAACCGGACGGCAGCAGAAAGCCGGCTGGCGCGCCGATCTGCACCCAACTGGCATAGAAACCGCGGCGTGGCGGTGGTGAATATTCCGCGGTCATCAATACCGCGCCGGCCTGTTCGCCACCGACGCCGAAACCTTGCAAGATACGGATAAAGATCAGTGCAATGGGGGCCCAGATACCTATGGTTTCGTAGGTGGGCAGCAAGCCGATGCAAAACGTTCCCAGGCCAACGATCAGAATGGTGATCACCAACGCCTTTTTACGACCCACCTTATCGCCGATATGTCCAAAGACGATGCCGCCCAGTGGGCGAGCCAGAAAGCCGACGGCATAGGTGGCGAACGCCGCCAGCGTGCTGATTAACGGATCGGCATTCGGGAAAAACAGCTGGCCGAAAAATAATACCGCGGCGGTGCCGTAGGCAAAAAAGTCATAGTATTCCGCCGCGGTACCGATGGCAGACGCGCTGGCGACTCTTTTTAGCGCGGCGGTATCGCCTTTTGCAACGGCGACGTGGGAAATTTGCGTCATGATCACCTCTTGGATATGTGCGATTTGCCAGGGTTGTCGACACGGATAGCCCGTCTGCCGCTAGCGGTTTGATAAACCACCGACGCTCTCTTTGGCGCCGTGGGTCAACAGGGTCAGATAGGCCTGGGTGACGGCCTCGACAAAGGCCGGTTGCGCGGGTAAATCCCGGCCAAATACCGTGTCCATCTGCAGTAATGCCCGTACGCGCGGCTCGCCTTCCTGGCTGGTGGCGACGCGGGTGGCAATCTCGTCACTGCGCGGATCCTGAATCTCGAAGGGCTGACCCTGCTCGTCGATCCCGCCGACATAGCGCATCCAGCCGGCTACGCCCAGCGCCAGACAGTCAAAGCAACTGCCGTGCGCCAGATGCCAGCGAATGGCATCGAGCATGCGTTGCGGCAGTTTTTGCGTACCATCCATGGCAATTTGCGCGGTGCGATGCTGCAGTGCGCCGTTGCCGTAGCGCAGCAGTAATGAGTCGGCGTACAGGGCCAGATCCACGCCCTGCACCTGCAGCGTGGGGGCCTGTTCAGCCAGCATCAGCCGGCGCGCGGCAACGACGAAATGGGGATCTTGCATACAGTCGCTGATGTGCGCATAACCGGCCAGGTAACCCAGATAGGCCAGGAAGGAGTGACTGCCGTTCAGCATGCGCAGTTTCATTTCTTCATATGGCAGCACGTTATCCACCAGTTCGGCGCCGGCTTGTTCCCAGGCCGGGCGGCCTTGAGGGAAGCGGTCTTCGATCACCCATTGGCGGAACGGCTCGCAGGCGACGCCGACCGGGTCGGCAATGCCGCCAAGCAGGTGCTGGATACGCTGTAGGGTGTCGGGCGTGACTGCCGGCACGATGCGATCGACCATGGTCGACGGAAAGGCCACCTGCCGTTCAACCCAGCTTGCCAGCTCGGCGTCCTGCAACTGCGCCAACTGGATGACGACATTACGCGCCACGCGGCCGTTTTCCGGCATGTTGTCGCAGGACATCACGGTGAACGGCGGCAAGCCGCGACTGCGGCGCAGGCGTAGCGCGGCCAGCAGCAATCCCGGCGCCGACTGTGGCCGTGACGGATGCGTCAGGTCATACACAATCGCCGGGTGATCGGCCAGCAGTTGTCCGCTGGCGGGGTGGTAGCAATAGCCTTTTTCGGTGATGGTCAGTGAGACAATGGCGACCTGGGGGTGAGCCATGGCCTCCAACACCGCCTGCACTCCGTCGAGCCGTAGATGCAGCGCCTGCCTGACGACGCCGATGGTCTGGCTGTGCCAGCCGCTGCTGTCCATTTCTGCCACCGAATACAGCAAATCTTGCCGCTTGAGATCGCTAATCAGCTGCTCGCCGCCGACCAGATTGACCGTGCAATATCCCCAATCGCTGCCATATTGGCTGGCCAGCAGATCTGCAAACACTGCCTGATGGGCGCGATAAAAAGCGCCAAAGCCAAGATGTACCATGCGTGCAACCAGCCGGTTGCGATCGTACGATGGCCGCGCAATTGACGTCGTTAAATCGTTAGCATTCATTATTAGCCCGCCGTAGAGTGCCGGCGATCGAGACCGGCACGTTGATGACAAGATGCACCGTGGCGCGGGGCTGGTATTGGCTGCGCCCCGCAGCGGCTCAATAGCTTTGTGCGCTTTTCACCGCGGCGCTCGACGCAGCTTCTGCCGCATCTTCAAGCAGGCTTAAATCACGATCCTTGACCTCCGGCATCAGCAGAGCCGAAATCAGTCCGACCACCGAATAGGCAACGATCATCACCACGATCGGCCACCACGAGTCGACCATATTGCAGAAAATGCCGGCCAGCAGCGGGCCGAAACCTACCGCCACCAAACCGCCGGCCTCCTTGGCAATCGCCATGCGGGTAAAGCGATTACGTGAGCCGAACATTTCCGCCATGGTGATGTTTTCCAGCGCAAACAGCCCCAATACCGCAACGTTGTGGATCACGATGATCGACACCATGATGATGCTGACGTCATTGCCTTTATCGACAATCAACGACAAGGTCGGGTAGGCCAGAATAATGGCGGAAATGCTGACGATGATATAAGGCAGCCGCCGGCCGAATTTGTCGGAAAGCCAACCGAGTAGCGGAATGGTAATAAAACCGAGTATCGAGCTTATCATCAGCGCATCGGTAGGAATGCTCTTCTCAAACAGCAGGGTCTGGACCAGATAACCGGCCAGGAAGGTCTGGATCAGGCCCGAGTTGCCCGCCTGGCCGAAGCGCAGTCCGGTGGCCAGCCAGAAGGATTTGCTGGTGAACATGGCACCAAGCGAATGGGTGTTGTCAACAGGCATGGCATTGGCTACGGCCTCGTCACTGCTGTCGTTGACCTTTTCGAACACCGGACTTTCCTTCAGGTTCATACGCAGCCAGATGGCAAAAATCATTACTACTACGCTGGCCAGGAACGGGATACGCCATCCCCAGGCCAGTAGCTCTTCCTTGCTGAGCCAGAAGAACATGAAGGCCCAAATCGCCGTGGCAGACAGGGTTCCGCAGTTGGTGCCCATGGCGACCAGCGAGGAGATAATGCCGCGTTTACCTTTCGGCGCATATTCGGCCAACATGGTGCCGGCACCGGATATTTCCGCGCCGGCTCCCAGCCCTTGAACAATGCGCAGCAATACCAGCAGCAGCGGCGCAAAGATGCCGATCTGGGCATAGGTCGGCAAAACGCCAATCAGCGTGGTGCAGACTCCCATCATGGTAATGGTGATAAACAGCACTTTTTTGCGGCCAATGGTGTCGCCCATACGACCGAAAATAAACGCGCCGACGATGCGGGCGATGTAGCCGGCGCCATAGGTGCCCATGGCGAGAATCAATGCCATGGCGGCGGATTGTTCCGGGAAAAAGATCTCATGAAAAACCAGTGCGGCACCGAGCGAGTAGAGCTGAAAATCCATAAATTCCAATGCGGTACCCAGCCAGCCGGAAACGGCGGCCTTGACCAGATCGCTGGTATTTCTTTTGGGTTGGGCCGTGTTCTGTCCTATATTCATATTCCTGTTCTCTATTGTTGTTCATTTTATCGGGCGATATCTTGGCTAGCGTCCGGCACTCCCTGACGTGACGGGCTTGCTCGCGAGCGAAAAGGCGACCTGACGATCCGGTGGTGCTGACCAGCCGCGTCGACAACGATCGGACCATCAGGGTTTTACCTAACCAATTGATAAGGCTGTGTTATTTTGCAAATAGATACAGCAAACTTTCGGGCACAGAGCCTGTTGCCTAGAACTGCAGCAAGACTTTGCAGCACTGCTGCTGGTCTTTTTCAAAAACGTTCATGGCATCAACCACCTGCGTGTATGCAAACTGATGGGTAATCAACTTTTCAGGATCGATTTTTCTGTTGCGCATCCAGTCAATAACCTGCGGGAAGCGGGCGCTGTTAAGGCGCGATGAAAATATCGACAGCTCTTTACTGGTAATAGCTTGCTGGGACAGGGTGCAGGGATCGCTGGAAAACCCCATGATGCCGATGCGTGCCGCCGGCGACGCCAACTGGATGGCTTCGGGCAGTATGCCTGGGTGGCAGGCGGCGTCGACAATCAGCGTCGGGCGGATACCCCGTTTTGCCAACGCCTCCGCCAATGACGCCTGGGTATTGTCAAACACCCAGTCCGCACCGTTTTCCTGCGCCATTGCCAGCCGCTCGGCGATGCGATCGACAACCATCACCTGGCGCACGTTATAGACCCCTTTCAGGGTCTGGATCACCGTCAGTCCCATTGGCCCGGCACCGTAGATCAGCGCCACGTCCTGTTCGCAGGGTTGCAGATGAGCGGTGATATTGGCGGCGATGGTGAAGGGTTCGACCATCGCGGCATGGCGATCGCTGATGTCGTCGGGAATAGGGTAGGCATTGCGCGCCGGAGCGCAGGCGTAATCACTGAAGCCGCCGTCGCGATGCACGCCGATGACCTGCAGGCTGGTACAGACGTTGGGCCGGCCTACCGAGCACGGGTAACAATGACCGCAGCTCACCACCGGATCGATCGACACCCGCTCGCCAAGGCGCCTATCGCTGACCTCGCTGCCGACGGCGTCGATCACGCCGAAGAACTCGTGGCCGATCACCCGCGGATAGCGGGCAAACGGGTTGTGGCCGTGATAAATGTGTACGTCAGATCCGCAGATCCCGGCGAATTTCACCTTGACCCGCACTTCGTCGGCGGCGGGGTGAGGCAGGGCGCGTTGCTGGATAACCAGCTCACCCGGTTGTTCAATCACTACGCTGTGCATGTTCAATTCTCCTGTTACCAGTTCCATAAGGTGCCGTCTTCCAGACGCGCCACCGGCAGGTAAGCGGGGTCATACGGATATTTGGCCGCCAGTCTTTCGTCGAACTCGATGCCGATACCTGGTTTTTCGCCCGGGTGCATATAGCCGTTGTCGAAGCGCCAGCTGTGTGGGAACACCTCCAGCATTTGCTCGGAATAACCCATGTATTCCTGTACGCCAAAGTTCGGCACCCACAGATCAAAATGCAGCGCCGCCGCCATGCATACCGGTGACAGATCGGACGGGCCGTGCGATCCGGTGCGTACCTGATACAGCGAGGCAAAGTCGGCAATGCGGCGCATGCCGGTGATGCCGCCGGCGTGTGTCAGAGTGGTGCGGATGTAGTCGATCAGCTGTTCTTCGATCAGCTGTTTGCAGTCCCAGATGCTATTGAATACTTCACCGACGGCAATCGGCGTGACGGTGTGTTGACGGATTAGCCGGAAGCATTCCTGGTTTTCTGCCGGCGTCGGATCTTCCATCCAGAACAGGCGGTATGGCTCGACGCTTTTGCCGAAGCGCGCTGCTTCGATAGGCGTCAATCGGTGGTGCATGTCATGCAGCAGGTGCTGGTCGAAACCGAATTTATTGCGCACCGCTTCAAACAGTTTTGGGGTGAAATCGAGGTATTTTTCCGTCGACCACAGCTGTTCTTCCGGCCAGACGCCCTTGGTGGCCGGTTCATACGCCTGGCCTTTGCCTTTGGCCATGCCGTAGGTGGTCTTCATGCCCGGTACGCCGCACTGGACGCGAATCGCCTTATAGCCCATTTCCTGGTGTCGGGCGTAATCGTCCAGCACTTCGTCAATCGAATGGCCGGTGGTGTGGCAATAGACCATTACACCGCTGCGTGAAGCGCCGCCCAGCAGTTGATACAGAGGCATATTGGCGGCTTTGGCCTTGATATCCCACAGCGCCATATCGACGGCGGAAATTGCCGACATGGTCACCGGCCCGCGGCGCCAGTAAGCGCCTTTGTAGAAAAACTGCCAAATATCCTCGATCTGATGGGCGTCGCGGCCGATCAACTGTGGGCAGAGATGATCCTTCAGGTATGAGGCGACCGACAGCTCCCGGCCGTTCAGCGTGGCGTCACCCAGGCCGGTAATGCCGTCGTCGGTGGTGATTTTCAGCGTGACAAAGTTCCGTCCTGGGCAAGTAACAAATACCTCTGCATTAACAATTTTCATCATTTCCACTTCCTGACTGGCAACGTTGCGATGCGCAAAAAATACGCTATGAACTAACTACCATACAAGTATGATTTATCGATTTTGCCGGCAGGGATCACACTTCGGCCCGTCGGAGCGATAGGCCGTCAGCAGGGAAAGCAGGGGAGAAAGGCAGGCGCCGAGCGGGCGCCCGTCGGGTTTAGCCGAGTAATTGACAGTTAGGTGGCAGGCGGCATTGCAGCGCGTGTGGCAGTACTTCGATACGGAAGTGGGTGCCTTTCAGCGGTTCACCGTCGAGGTTGAAGGTCATGGTATGCGGAGCGTCAATTTCCACCCACGGCAGCGATGCGCCAATGACGTTTTTGTTTTCTTCGCCGTTGAACAGACTGGCGATCAGCGCCGGCAGCAGCTCATCGGCAATCAGCAGGCGTAACTGCAGCAGACCGTCGTTGATCAACGCATCCGGGCATAGCTGCTGCCCGCCGCCCGCCTGTTTGCCGTTACCGATGCCGATCACCATCGCATCGCCGGTCCAGCTGAAATCCGGGCCGCGTATTTCGCAGCGGTCGGCTTTCAAGGTATCCATGCGCAGCAGGCCGTGAATGAAATAGGAAACGCCGCCCAGCGCCGCTTTCAGTTTTTCTGGTGTTTCGGTGGTGATACGTGCGCCGAAGCCGCCGGTAGCCATATTGATAAAGTAACGATCGTCGTTGACCTTGGCCAGATCGATCGGTACGGCGCGGCCCTTGATCGCCAGATTCAGCGCCTGTTCTGGCACTAACGGGATATTGCACGCCATGGCGAAATCATTGGCGGTGCCCAGCGGCAGGATGCCCAGAATCGGACGTTGCTGCTCGGGAAGGGTGACAAGTGCGGCGGCAACTTCGTTAATGGTGCCGTCGCCACCGCCGGCAATAATGTTGCTGACGCCGAGTTTTACCCCTTCTGCGACGTAACGCGCGGCGTCCCCGTATTCCCAGGTGGCGCGTACGTGCAGGATTTCACCCGCTTCTCTCAACGTGTGAACGGCAGCGCGCACCAGTTCATCGCCGGCACCTTTACCATTGATGATAAGCAGCGTTGGCGCGTGTTGACTCATTTCCGAACTCCAGACCCAATCATGATGGGGTAAACGATAAACCACAAGCCGGCGCTAAACCATCAGAATATTCAGTTAACAGTGCCGGTTAGCGGGATTTAAACGCGGTTTTATTTTACTCAAGGAGAAATAATATATCGATTTAGCCCGATGGGATATTAATACAATAAATAACGTGGATGACTAAAATAATTTGTCTGGTCGGTTATTGACGGAAGGCAACAAAGAAAAAGCCAGTCCAAGGGAGATTGGACTGGCTAAGGAGGTGGTTCCTAGTATTGCTATGCAAGTATTTTCGTTATTGGTTTTAAGCAGCCTGATATTAACCAGGCTGGCAAAAAATTGATGTGATCCAATTCTAATATTTGCCAAAAAACCGCGCCACCGACCGTGGCGTGGCTCATCAGGCGCTCGGATTATTTCCCTGGGGTAAATTACGGATCAGCAACGCATATTCCAGCTCGATATCCGGTGGGATCGGTAAATAAACAATGTGGCCGTTACCCGGAGCCACGTCTATTGCCTGGTCTTTTTTATTGCGCATGTTTTCCAGTGTAAACTGGATGTTGCCACCCGGCGTCATCAATTCAACGTTGTCGCCACAGGAAAATTTGTTTTTTACGTCGACTTCGGCCCAGCCGTCGCGGCGTACGCCGGTGAATTCCCCGACAAACTGCTGGCGTTCGGAAACAGAAGAACCGTACTCATAGTTTTGCTGCGATTCATGGGTATGGCGGCGCAGGAAACCCTCGGTATAGCCGCGGTGCGCCAAGCCTTCCAGCGTAGTGAGCAGCGACGGATCGAACGGTTTGCCGGCGGCGGCGTCGTCTATCGCCCGGCGATAAACCTGGGCGGTGCGGGCGCAATAGTAAAACGATTTGGTGCGACCTTCGATTTTTAACGAATGCACGCCGAGCTGCGTCAGACGTTCTACGTGCTGGATGGCGCGCAAATCCTTGGAGTTCATGATATAGGTGCCGTGCTCGTCTTCAAACGCGCTCATATATTCGCCCGGTTTCTGCGCTTCGGACAGCATAAACAGCTGGTTGGTCGGCGTGCCGATGCCCAGCGTCGGCTCGACGGTTTGCAGCGGGATGGGTTCATGTTGGTGAACAATATTGCCCGCGTCGTCTTCCTTGCCGGGTTCCGCCTTGTATTGCCAGCGGCAGGCGTTGGTGCAGGTGCCCTGATTCGGGTCACGCTTGTTAATATAGCCAGACAGCAGACAGCGGCCGGAGTAGGCCATGCACAGCGCGCCATGGACGAAGATTTCCAGCTCCATGTCCGGCACCTGGCTGCGGATTTCCGCGATCTCTTCCAGCGACAGTTCGCGTGACAGAATGACACGCGTCAGCCCCATCTGCTGCCAGAACTTCACCGTCGCCCAGTTGACCGCGTTGGCCTGTACCGACAGGTGGATCGCCATCTGCGGGAAGGCTTCGCGCACCATCATGATCAGGCCAGGGTCCGACATGATCAGCGCGTCCGGGCCCATCTCAATCACCGGTTTCAGATCGCGTAAAAAGGTCTTCAGTTTGGCGTTATGCGGCGCAATATTGACCACGACATAGAATTTTTTGCCCAGCGCATGGGCTTCGTTGATGCCGAGCGCCAGGTTTTCATGATTGAATTCATTGTTGCGTACGCGCAGGCTGTAACGCGGCTGGCCGGCATAAACCGCATCGGCACCATAGGCAAAGGCGTAACGCATGTTTTTCAGCGTTCCGGCGGGGGAAAGGAGTTCCGGTGTAAACATGAGGGTTCTCAGTCTGATTTCAGGTCAGTACCGCGCCACCTGATGGCGCAGTGAAAGCGCAGAATTGTAACGGCAGCCCGCGCCAAAATCAGCAATTAACCGGAATTATTCAGGGGAGATTGATCTGCATCATGCGGAAAACGCGCGGCCATGCTGCCGCGCGTAAAAAACCTCAGGCGCTCAGATCGCGCACGTCGGTTGTCGGGCCGTTCTTGATCACCGACTGGATACCGCTTTTGGCGCTGGCATCCGAGCTGTACATCTGGCTGACGCCGATGATCTGATGGTTTTTGGCTTTCAGCACGAAATACGGTTTGTCGCTGCTGCTGACCTTGGTTTCGTATTGCGCTTCGTTGGGGGAATTGGTTTGCACCGAAGCAATACCGTTCTCCGCCGAAGCCTTGCTGGCGTACATTTCGCTGGAAAGAATGATCTCGCCATTACTGGCTTTCAAGGTGAAGTGGTACTGTCCGTTGGACGACTTTTTCAACTCATAGTGGCCGGTTGCCATGGGTCCTTCTCCTGTTGGGTCGATAATTGCAGTAAGTGTAGTCAATCCCTTGAATTTTGGGCGACTGTGCAAACAGACCTAATTAGCGTAGCGTAAAAAAACGCCGAAATATTTGCGGCCGCCGGAAATTTTCACTTTGCAGTGGCGACAACGCACAGGAAGCTAACCACGCGGTGGCTCAGAGAGGATTGACCAGCCGGCACGCTTCCGCCTCCCAACGGTAACCGACGCCATATACCGAACGGATAAACGCCTTTTCGCCGTCGAGCGCTTCCAGCTTGCGGCGCAGGTTCTTGATATGGCTATCGATAGTACGGTCGGTGACCACGCGATAATCGTCATACAGGTTGTTCAGCAGTTGCTCGCGTGAAAATACGTTGCCAGGCTGGCTGGCGAGGGTTTTCAGCAGGCGAAATTCCGCCGGCGTGAGATCCAGCACCTGGCCTTGATAACTGGCCTGAAAACGCGGCTCGTCGATGTGCAGCAGCGCATCTTCCTGCTGGGATTCCGCTGGTCGATAGCAGCGGCGCAGTATGGTTTTTACCCGCGCGACCACTTCACGCGGACTGTAGGGCTTGCAAATATAGTCATCCGCGCCGATTTCCAGCCCCAGCAGCCGATCGATCTCTTCGATTTTTGCCGTGACCATCACGATCGGCAGTTCGGTAAAGCGGCGCAGTTCGCGACAGACCGACAGACCGTCGCTGCCCGGCAGCATCAAATCCAGCAGGATCAACGCCGGCGGCTGCTGATGCACTGCGGCAACGACCTCACTGCCGTTGGTTAGCCAGCGGGTGGCGTAGCCGGCAGCCTGGAGATAGTCCACCAGCAATTGGCCCAGCTTGGGCTCATCTTCAACAATCATGATCTGCAATGGCTGATTTTGCGTTTCCATTAGGGCGCCTTGTTCTTCACGGACGAAATTGGGTCAGGGAATTCTACCGTAATGCGCACGCCGCCCAAAGGCGAGTGCTGCGCACGGATGTGGCCGCCGTGCGCTTCGACGATGTTCTGGCTGATGGAAAGACCAAGACCCGAGCCGCCGCTGGCGCGGTTGCGCGAAGCCTCGGTGCGATAAAAACGCTCAAAGATGCGCGACAGTTGCTCGTCGTTGACGCCGGGGGCGCTGTCCTGCCAATAGATAACCAGCCCTGCTGGCGTGCGTTTCGATGCCGATCTCCAGCGTGCCGCCGGCGTCGGTATAGCGCAGGCTGTTTTCCAGCAGGTTGTTGAACAGTTGATTGAGACGGTCCGGATCGCCGAACAGCAATGCGCGCTCCGGCAGACGGGTGACGATCTGCAGGCCCTTGGCATGGAAACGTTCGCGAAATACCGCAACGGCGATTTGCAGCAGATGCACGCAGTCGACCTGGGATTTACGGTAGGCCAGCGCGCCGAGATCCGACAGCGACAGCTGATGCAGATCGTCAACCAGTTTGGTCAGGGTGGACACTTCGGCCTGCAATGAACTGAGCGACGCCGGCGTCGGCTGGCGCACGCCATCTTGCAACGCCTCCAGCTCGCCGCGCAGTACCGCCAGCGGGGTGCGCAGTTCATGCGACACGTCGGCCATAAACGCGCGGCGCATCTGTTCGTTTTTTTCCAGCGAGGTGGCGAGCTGGTTAAAGTCCAGCGCCAGGCGACCCAGTTCGTCCTGGCTGCTGACCGCCACCCGCGCGCTGAAATCGCCTGCTGCCAGCCGGTGGGTGCCGGCGACCAGCCGCTTCACCGGCGCCAGCAGGCCGCGCGACATCAATAGCGTGACCGCCGCCGCCAGCAGGGTGGACAGCGCGACAATCCACCAACTGGTACGCCGCTGCTGACGGTCGAAGTTGATGTCGGCGTTGCGGGTCAGGCGTTCCGGTGGGGTGGCGATCACCCAGCCGACAATTTCATTGTTGTAGCGAATCGGCTGGCGGGTGCCTTCCTGGGGAATGTGGCCAGCGTGGCCGACCAGCCGGTTGTACTGACTGTCAACCACCCAGAACTGGGTGCGCCAGCCTTTGGGCGGCAGGTTGTGGCTGCTGTCGCTGTTCTGTTCGAACGAACGCATGATCTGGTAGACCACCTGATCGTTGTTGCGCAGAAACTGCCAGTTGCCGTGGCGGCTGTATTGATCTTCCAGCGCATCGC encodes:
- a CDS encoding MFS transporter is translated as MTQISHVAVAKGDTAALKRVASASAIGTAAEYYDFFAYGTAAVLFFGQLFFPNADPLISTLAAFATYAVGFLARPLGGIVFGHIGDKVGRKKALVITILIVGLGTFCIGLLPTYETIGIWAPIALIFIRILQGFGVGGEQAGAVLMTAEYSPPPRRGFYASWVQIGAPAGFLLPSGLFALLTACLSAEQMLDWGWRIPFLLSLLLVIVGLFIRLKIDESPIFDQIRQTKAVESRPVVEVVRLYPGLIVKGVCAKLIEACAFAMFTVIVLAYGKANHLNESILLETMIVAVMLEIVAIPLMGRLSDRVGRKPVYIAGALLLAIGIVPFFLAIGMDNFLITQIAMILALTLGHSMCYAPQASFFPELFPTRIRCSGIALIWQIGSLVGSGILGLVAVKILQITGGHYYGLAIYMIVLGVVSAIGLCLMPETAPLRRKEEYQDWHPN
- a CDS encoding mannitol dehydrogenase family protein, whose translation is MNANDLTTSIARPSYDRNRLVARMVHLGFGAFYRAHQAVFADLLASQYGSDWGYCTVNLVGGEQLISDLKRQDLLYSVAEMDSSGWHSQTIGVVRQALHLRLDGVQAVLEAMAHPQVAIVSLTITEKGYCYHPASGQLLADHPAIVYDLTHPSRPQSAPGLLLAALRLRRSRGLPPFTVMSCDNMPENGRVARNVVIQLAQLQDAELASWVERQVAFPSTMVDRIVPAVTPDTLQRIQHLLGGIADPVGVACEPFRQWVIEDRFPQGRPAWEQAGAELVDNVLPYEEMKLRMLNGSHSFLAYLGYLAGYAHISDCMQDPHFVVAARRLMLAEQAPTLQVQGVDLALYADSLLLRYGNGALQHRTAQIAMDGTQKLPQRMLDAIRWHLAHGSCFDCLALGVAGWMRYVGGIDEQGQPFEIQDPRSDEIATRVATSQEGEPRVRALLQMDTVFGRDLPAQPAFVEAVTQAYLTLLTHGAKESVGGLSNR
- a CDS encoding MFS transporter, translating into MNIGQNTAQPKRNTSDLVKAAVSGWLGTALEFMDFQLYSLGAALVFHEIFFPEQSAAMALILAMGTYGAGYIARIVGAFIFGRMGDTIGRKKVLFITITMMGVCTTLIGVLPTYAQIGIFAPLLLVLLRIVQGLGAGAEISGAGTMLAEYAPKGKRGIISSLVAMGTNCGTLSATAIWAFMFFWLSKEELLAWGWRIPFLASVVVMIFAIWLRMNLKESPVFEKVNDSSDEAVANAMPVDNTHSLGAMFTSKSFWLATGLRFGQAGNSGLIQTFLAGYLVQTLLFEKSIPTDALMISSILGFITIPLLGWLSDKFGRRLPYIIVSISAIILAYPTLSLIVDKGNDVSIIMVSIIVIHNVAVLGLFALENITMAEMFGSRNRFTRMAIAKEAGGLVAVGFGPLLAGIFCNMVDSWWPIVVMIVAYSVVGLISALLMPEVKDRDLSLLEDAAEAASSAAVKSAQSY
- a CDS encoding Zn-dependent oxidoreductase, encoding MHSVVIEQPGELVIQQRALPHPAADEVRVKVKFAGICGSDVHIYHGHNPFARYPRVIGHEFFGVIDAVGSEVSDRRLGERVSIDPVVSCGHCYPCSVGRPNVCTSLQVIGVHRDGGFSDYACAPARNAYPIPDDISDRHAAMVEPFTIAANITAHLQPCEQDVALIYGAGPMGLTVIQTLKGVYNVRQVMVVDRIAERLAMAQENGADWVFDNTQASLAEALAKRGIRPTLIVDAACHPGILPEAIQLASPAARIGIMGFSSDPCTLSQQAITSKELSIFSSRLNSARFPQVIDWMRNRKIDPEKLITHQFAYTQVVDAMNVFEKDQQQCCKVLLQF
- the manD gene encoding D-mannonate dehydratase ManD, with protein sequence MKIVNAEVFVTCPGRNFVTLKITTDDGITGLGDATLNGRELSVASYLKDHLCPQLIGRDAHQIEDIWQFFYKGAYWRRGPVTMSAISAVDMALWDIKAKAANMPLYQLLGGASRSGVMVYCHTTGHSIDEVLDDYARHQEMGYKAIRVQCGVPGMKTTYGMAKGKGQAYEPATKGVWPEEQLWSTEKYLDFTPKLFEAVRNKFGFDQHLLHDMHHRLTPIEAARFGKSVEPYRLFWMEDPTPAENQECFRLIRQHTVTPIAVGEVFNSIWDCKQLIEEQLIDYIRTTLTHAGGITGMRRIADFASLYQVRTGSHGPSDLSPVCMAAALHFDLWVPNFGVQEYMGYSEQMLEVFPHSWRFDNGYMHPGEKPGIGIEFDERLAAKYPYDPAYLPVARLEDGTLWNW
- the yegS gene encoding lipid kinase YegS; this translates as MSQHAPTLLIINGKGAGDELVRAAVHTLREAGEILHVRATWEYGDAARYVAEGVKLGVSNIIAGGGDGTINEVAAALVTLPEQQRPILGILPLGTANDFAMACNIPLVPEQALNLAIKGRAVPIDLAKVNDDRYFINMATGGFGARITTETPEKLKAALGGVSYFIHGLLRMDTLKADRCEIRGPDFSWTGDAMVIGIGNGKQAGGGQQLCPDALINDGLLQLRLLIADELLPALIASLFNGEENKNVIGASLPWVEIDAPHTMTFNLDGEPLKGTHFRIEVLPHALQCRLPPNCQLLG
- the yegQ gene encoding tRNA 5-hydroxyuridine modification protein YegQ, with the protein product MFTPELLSPAGTLKNMRYAFAYGADAVYAGQPRYSLRVRNNEFNHENLALGINEAHALGKKFYVVVNIAPHNAKLKTFLRDLKPVIEMGPDALIMSDPGLIMMVREAFPQMAIHLSVQANAVNWATVKFWQQMGLTRVILSRELSLEEIAEIRSQVPDMELEIFVHGALCMAYSGRCLLSGYINKRDPNQGTCTNACRWQYKAEPGKEDDAGNIVHQHEPIPLQTVEPTLGIGTPTNQLFMLSEAQKPGEYMSAFEDEHGTYIMNSKDLRAIQHVERLTQLGVHSLKIEGRTKSFYYCARTAQVYRRAIDDAAAGKPFDPSLLTTLEGLAHRGYTEGFLRRHTHESQQNYEYGSSVSERQQFVGEFTGVRRDGWAEVDVKNKFSCGDNVELMTPGGNIQFTLENMRNKKDQAIDVAPGNGHIVYLPIPPDIELEYALLIRNLPQGNNPSA
- a CDS encoding YegP family protein, which gives rise to MATGHYELKKSSNGQYHFTLKASNGEIILSSEMYASKASAENGIASVQTNSPNEAQYETKVSSSDKPYFVLKAKNHQIIGVSQMYSSDASAKSGIQSVIKNGPTTDVRDLSA